DNA from Cyanobacteria bacterium QS_8_64_29:
AGCTCTCGGAGCAGACCATCCGCTCGCTCACCAATTGGAAGTTCATCCGGCAAGCGGTCCGCGCCGCCAAAACAGTGCAATATTATTAGTAATTGGTATAAGATTGAACTTGGGCCCACTGGTGGCAACCGGTCGCATCTGCTTCAAGATCGTTCATGGCGAAACGCGACGATCGCTCGCAGCACGCAATTGTCGGGCTACAGGCCCCGAGCCAACCCCTCGAGTCCAACGTTGATGGCGCCCGGCTGCTGGCCCATATGGCAAGCCAGATGCAGCGCTCGGCGCCGTTTGAGGCCATTCTCGAGACCGCTGTGACCCAGCTGCAGGCAGGGCTGGGTAGCGATCGCGCCATGGCGTACCGTTTTGAGCCCGATGGGAATGGTTCGGTCGCGGCCGAAGCACTTGCTAGCAGCGCCCGGCCGGCCCAGCCGAGACGTCGCTCATTGCCCCCATCCAACGGGCAGACCATTGCTGGGGCTTGCTCGCCATCCAGCAGGCAGCACCCCGGGCGTGGCAGCGCTTCGAGCGCGAGCTGCTCTGGCAGGTCGCGGTACAGCTCTCGGTTGCGCTCAAGCTGGCCGATACGGAGGCAGCCCGGCAAGCCAGCGAGCGCGAGCGGGCCGAGAATGCGCTGCGCGCTTCCGAAGAGCAGTTCCGCGCGCTTAGCGAGAGTGCGCCGGTAGGCATCTTCAGGGCCGACGTTAACGGCCAGATTACCTACGTCAACCCTCAAGCCCAGGCCATCGGCGGCTACACCTTTGAGGAAGCCCTGGGGCAAGGCTGGGTGCGCTTCGTCCATCCCGAAGACCGCGAGCACGTGGTGGCGGCGCTATCGCAAGCGGTGCAAACGGGCGAGCCCAGTGCCGCCGATTTCCGCTACCAGCACCGCGACGGCACCATCTGCTGGGTCAGCGGCCGCGTGCAACCCGTGCGCGATCGCAACCGGCGGCTGCTGGGCTACATGGGCACCTTAGAAGACATTACCGAGCGCAAGCAGGCCCAGCAGGCACTGCAGCAGCGGGCCGAGCGCGAGCGCTTGTTTGCCCAAATGGCGCGCACCATTTCCGAGTCGCTGGACCTGGACGCGATCTTGGATGCGGCCGTTGCCGAGCTGCGCCATCACTTTGGCTGTGATCGCGCCATTGTCTACCGCTTTCATGCCAACTGGAGCGGCTCGGTGGTCGCCGAATCGGTGGGCGATGGGTGGCGTTCGCTGTTGGGCGAGCACGACGACGACCCCTGCTTCCGCGAGGGCTACGCCCGCCTCTACTGCCAGGGGCGCTACCACGCCGTCACCGACTGCCACCAAGCCCCGCTCTCCCCCTGCCACCGCACCCGGCTGGCCGGGTTTCAGGTGCGTGCCCATTTGGTTGTCCTCATTACCGACGGCCGCACGCTCTGGGGCCTGCTGGCCGTCCAGCACTGCGCGCAGCCCTATACGTGGTCGGAACTGGAGATCGAGCTGCTGCGCGGGCTAGCTGCCCAACTCAACGTTGCGCTGCAAAAGGCCGATCTCTACCGCCAGCTCGAGGCGGTCAACCAAGATTTGCACAGCCAGGCCACCCACGATGCCCTGACCAACCTGGCCAACCGGGCGGCCTTCGATCGCTACTTGCACCAGGAGTGGGAGCGCCTGCGGCGCTCGCAAGCCCCGCTGTCGGTCATCCTGTGCGATCTGGATGGATTCAAGGCCCTCAATGACGGCTGGGGCTACCCCGCCGGCGATGCCGCCCTGCAGCAAGTGGCGCAGCTGCTGCAGGACTCGGTGCGGCGAGCGGGGGATCTGGCGGCTCGCCTGGGTGGCGATGAGTTTGCTTGCCTGCTGCCCGAGACGCCGCTAGCGGCGGCCCGCTCGGTGGCTGAGCGCCTGTGCCAGGGGGTCTGCGATCTGGATTTGCGCTACCAGGGCGAGCGCTTGCCGGGGCTGACGCTGAGCGTCGGGGTTACCAGCATCGTGCCCAATGCCACCGAGTCGCCCGAGGCGCTCGTAACGCTGGCCGATCAGGCCCTCTACCAGGTCAAAGCCCAAGGCGGCAATGGCGTTGTTGCCGAGTGGGCCCGCACGCTCTCCAACTGATGCGCGCTCGCCACCCGACAATTGCAACGGCTGCATGCGCTGCAGCCCGCGGGCGGGCAGGCTAGAATGCAATTGCTGCCACCAGCTGCAAATGCCGCCCGCCCAACTGCTAATTGTTGAAGACGAGCTGCTGCTGGGCAAGCGCTTGGCCCACCAGTTGCAGGCGTTGGGCTATGCCGTTACGGATATTGTGGCCTCGGGCCAAGAAGCGCTCGAGCGTGCCGAGAGCAACCCGCCCGATCTGGTCCTGATGGACATTGCCCTCAAAGGCGATCGCGACGGCATCGAGACAGCTGCCCAACTGCGCGAGCGCGCTGACATCCCGCTGGTGTATCTGACCGCTTACGCCGATGAGGCCACCCTGGCGCGCGCCGAGGCCACAGGCGCCTACGGCTACTTGCTCAAGCCCTACAAAGAACGCGAGCTGCACGCCACCATCAAGCTCGCCCTACAAACGCACTGCCAGCAGCGCCAGGCACGCGCGCAAACCCAGCAGGACTACGGCCAGCTGCTGCAGCAGACCGAAGCCCAGCTCAATTACCTCGTCCGCCACGACGGTGCGACCGGCTTGCCCAACCGCTTGGCCCTGCGCGAGCAGTTCGAGCGTGCCGTGACCTACCGCGACCGGCAAACGCCCCTGCCGGTGCTGTTTGTCTCGCCGGATCGTTTCCGCCGCATTGGCGAGAGCCTGGGCCAGCAGGCCAGCGACGCGCTCGCTGCCGCGATCGCCGAGCGCCTGCGGGCGTGCCTGGAGGCCGGCGACCTGCTGGCATCGCCCGAGCCCAACTGCTTGGCCGCTATTGCCAACAGCGGGCAGGGCCCGCAGGATGCCGCCCAGCTGGCCCGCATTCTCATCGAGGCCTTGCATGCCCCCTTTGAGCTGGCGGAGCGCGAAGTGTTTCTCACCGCCAGCGTGGGCATTGCGCTCTACCCGCGCGATGGCACGCAGCTGGATGTGTTGCTCGCGCGCGCCAAAACAGCTGCCGAGCAGGTTCAATCGGGAGGCGGTGATCGCCACGGCTTTTACGATTCGCGTTGGGATGCAACCAGCACCGACCGCCTGACACTGGAGACGGCGCTGCGCTATGCCCTCGAGCGCGAGGAACTGTACTTGTGCTACCAACCCTGCATTGATGCGCGCACCGGCAAGCTGGTCGGCGCCGAAGCCCTACTGCGCTGGCAGCACCCCAGCTGGGGCAACATTCCGCCGGGCCGCTTTATTCCCATTGCCGAGGAAATCGGCGCCATTGGAACAATCGGCGAGTGGGTCCTGCGCACGGCCTGCCGGCAGTTCGCCCACTGGAACGCGCAGCTGCGATCGCCGCTGCAAGTGGCGATCAACCTCTCGGCCCGGCAGTTCGACCGCGCCGATTTGGCCCAAAACCTATCCGCCATTTGCCAGGAAGCGGGGCTCAATCCCCGCAACCTCGAGCTGGAGGTCACCGAGACGCTGCTGGTGCAAGATATTGACCGCGCCCGGCAGCAGCTCGCGCAGTTGAGCCAGCTTGGGATTGCAACTGCGCTCGATGACTTTGGCACGGGCTACGCCTCGCTTAACTACCTCAAGCAGCTGCCGTTCCAGACCCTCAAAATCGATCGCGCCTTCGTGCAAAACCTCAACACTGACCGGCACAACGCCGCCATTGCTGTGGCCATCATGCAAATGGCCGAGCGCCTCAATTTGCGCATCGTGGCCGAGGGCCTCGAGACCGAAGCCGAGCTGCAATTCCTGCAGCAGCATCCCTGCCACGAGCTGCAAGGGTTTTTGCTCTCTCCTCCTCTGCCGAGCAAGTCGTTCGAGCGGCAGTTCGTCCGCCAGGCCTGGCGCTCCCACTTACCTGGCTAGCCAACCGCAGCCTGCGCGCCCCTACCGTTAGGCTGATGTTGTGCCAATGTTACTCGGCATAAACTATCTGGTGGGTAACATTGGCAGCACCGCTCCAACAGGACCATGGCACGTGCCGCGGAGACAGCGGATCTTGCAGAGACCGCTCGCAAGCAACAGAGCTGGCAGCTGCTCTGCCAGTACCAACAATCGCCCAATTTGGCCGTTCGCAACCGGCTGGTGACGCTCAACTACGGCCTGGTCAAAAAGGAGGCCCGCCACTGGCGCCAGCAGTGCCGCGAGCCCTATGAAGACCTGTTGCAAGTGGGCTCCCTGGGGCTGATCCGTGCTATCGAGCGCTTCGATGCCAGCCGGGGCCGCGCCTTCAGCTCGCTGGCCGTTCCCTAAATCCGCGGCGAGATCCAGCACTACCTGCGCGATCGCGGCACGCCCATTCGCCTCCCGCGCCGCTGGCTGGCGCTGCGGCAGCAGGCCGTGACCGCAACGCAGCAGCTGCAACAGTCGCTGGCACGCCCGCCCAGCGAGGCCGAGGTTGCCGCACAGCTCGGCATCACCCTGGCCGAGTGGCAGGAGATTGAGCTGGCGCTGCAAAACCGCGAGCCCCTGAGCCTGGAAGCCCCGGCAAGCAGCGAGGAGGGCGAGGCTAGCTGCCTGGCCGAGCGCATCCCCGATCCGCAGTACCGCAGCTTCGAGCTGGCCCAAGCCGATCACCTCTGGTTGCAACAGTCGCTGGCCCAGCTTGAGGCCCGCACGCGCCAGGTGCTGGAGTTCGTGTTTTTACAAGACCTAACACAAAAAGAGACGGCCCGCCAGTTGGGGATTAGCGCCATTACCGTCTCGCGCCAGATCAAAAAAGGCCTGCAAACGCTGCAAGCCGGCGCGCCTGAAGGGTAGCGATCGCGTCGCGGCGCGTTACGGGCTATGCGATCGACGAAACATCAAAGTTATAATAAGACTACTAACTGATTAGTGCTGTTCATAACAGCTAGGGTGGCTACGTGACCCATTCCTCCGAGCCATCAGCCATCCCGTCAGGCCAGTGCGATCGCCCCACTAGCTGGGCCCAACGCTTCCAACAAACCGTCGAGCGGGTCCGCGACCGGCTAGAGGTAGACCGGATGGCGCTCTACCGCTTCGCAGGCGACGGCAGCGGCGAGATCGTGGCCGAGGCCCGCCAAGCCAACGTCCTGCCCTCACTGCACGGGTACTGCTTCCCGCGCGAGAGCATTCCCACGCGGGCGCGGGAGGCCTACCTGCGCCACGGGCAGCAAGTCATTATCGACCTTGATAGCGAACGCAAAACGCTGGCGCAGTGGCCCATCCAGCCGGGCAGCAGCGAACAGCGCTACGAGTGGGTGGACCCGTGCCACCTGCACTACCTGCGCGCCATGGGCGTTCGCGCCTCGCTAACCGTGCCGGTCATCTATCAGGATGCGCTGTGGGGCTTGCTGGCGGTCCACCACAGCCAAAGCGCCACTTTGCCCAGGCTGAGCTGCAAGCCGTGCAACTGCAGGTGGGCGAGCTGTTGGTTGCCCTCACCGCCGCCGATTGCGACGAACGCGCGCAATGGCGGCAGCGCGAGGCCGAGATTGCCCGGCAGATCGAGGAGCTACTACAGACCCATGACGAGGGCCCCTTGCCCGGTCAGGCGCTGCTGGCAGCCTGCACGCGCGGGCTGGATGTGGATGGCGCCCGACTCTATTTAGACTTGCAGGCCTCCGGCCAAGGCACGCAGCTGCACACAATTGGTATGCAACCGGAGACCACCCCGGCAGTGGCGCTTCCGGCTTGGGAAGGGGCGCTCGAGCGCGAGGCGCTGGACGGCGAGAACCAGCCAGCGGGCATGGCACTCCCCTATTGGGCGCTGGATGCTGAGCGGCTGTCGCAACTGCCCCAGCTCGAGGCCTTGCTGAGCGGGACGCCTATTGAGCGTGCGCTGACCATTGCCCTGCAGTCGCGGCGGCAGCGCGTGGGCTACCTGAGCCTGTTTCGCGCGGCGCGCCCCCAGACCGTGCACTGGCTCGGCTGGAGCGATCCGCCAGGCGAGCGGGGCCGCGCGCCCGGCGAACTCCAGAGCTGGCAAGAGCAGCACCGCACCGCGCCCGCCTGGAGCCCCAACACCATTGCGCTGCTGCAGTCAGCCGCGCAATCGCTGCACGTGGGCATCGTGCGCAACCAAATCCAGGTCATGTCGGCGCAGGCAGCGGCGTACGACGCGCTCACCGAGCTACCCAACTGGGAGCTGATGCAAAAGCGCTTGGCCTGGGCCGTGCAGCACGCGCACCAGAGCGGCGCGGTCATGGCCGTTGCCGTGGTGGATCTGAACCGCTTTCGCAGCTTTAATGCCAGTTTCGGCCACGCTATCTGCAATGGGTTTTTGCGCCAAATCGCGCAGCGCCTGCGCGACTTCAGCCAGCGATATGCCCCAACCGATCGGCCGGTTGGCCCGGTCGTGGGCCGCTGTCACGGCGATCGCTTTTTGGGCCTGTTCCCATACGCCAACAGCCTTGAGGCGGCTCACCAGCTCGGCCAGGAGCTGACGGAACTGTTCCGCTCGCCGGTATCCCCGCCGGAGGGGGTAGGGCAGGATGTTTATGTTTATGTGAGCGCCAGCGTGGGAATCGCGCTCATCCCCTACGACGGCGACTCGGTGGATGGGGCCTTGCAACGGGCCGAAGCAGCCCAGCAGGAAGCCAAGCGGCACGGGGACAATGCCTACCGCCTGTACGCCGATACCACTGGCGAAGCGGAGGTGGGCGACCCCTACCTGGAATCGGAGCTGCGGCAAGCCATCGGGCGCGAAGAGCTGCGGCTGCGCTATCAGCCCCAACTGGATGCCGCAACCGGGCAAGTTGTGGGCGTCGAGGCCTTGGTGCGCTGGCAGCACCCGCGCTGGGGCCAAGTCTCGCCGGGCAAATTCATCCCGCTGGCCGAGCAGACCGGGCTCATCCACGCCATCGACGACTGGGTGCTGCAGCACGCCTGCGTGCAGCAGGTGCGCTGGGTGCAGCAAGGGTGGCCGCTGCGGATGTCGGTCAATCTCTCGGCGCTGCAGCTGCAAGATCCCGAGTTAGCACCCCGGGTGGCCCAGATCCTGCAAGATACTGGGATAGCGGCGAGTTGCCTAGAACTTGAGATTACCGAAAAAGTCGCCATTGAAGACCGCAAGCACACCCGCGCCAACCTGCGCGCGCTGCGGCAGCTAGGGGTGCGCATTGCGCTGGATGATTCCGGGCAGGGCTACTCGGCGCTGGGCGTCTTACGCTACCTGCCCATCGACACGCTCAAGGTGGATCGCGTTTTTGTCGAAGCTGCCCTGCAGTCGAACGAGGACGCCGCCATCGTCCGCACCATCATTGAGTTGGGCCACCACCTGGGCTTGACCGTTTTGGCTGAGGGCATTGAGACGGGCGAGCAGCGCGATTTGCTCGATCGGTTGGGGTGCGATTGCTTGCAGGGGTATTTGTTTGGAATGCCGCAATCGGCCCAGGCCCTGTGGCAGCAGCAGGCGCAGCTGCAGCGCGAGGCCGTGCCCCAAAAAGGCATTGCCAAACTGGCGCCCCCGAGCGTTCCAGCCTCGAGCGGGGCCCCGCCTGCTCGGGGGGGACCAGCGAGGAAGCGGAGGCCCTATCGGGTCAAGCGGCCGAGTACGAGCGGCTCAACCAGGAGTTGCGGCAGCAGCTGCGCCGCGAGCAGCTCGTCATCCAATTGGCGCAGAAGATCCGCGACTCGCTCGATTTGGCGGATGTGCTCAGCGTCACGGTAACCGAGGTCCGCACGCTGCTGCAAACGGATCGGGTGCTGCTCTACCGCTTGGCCCCTGATCGCAGCGGCCAGATCGTCCAGGAGTCGGTGCTGCCGGACTGCCTGTCCCTAAAAGGCGACTGGCTCAGCGACAGCTGCTTCCCCGAGGCCTACGTGGAGCAGTACCGCCAGGGGCGGGTGCGCGCCATTGAGGACGTCGAGCAAGCAGGCCTGAGCGACTGCCACCGGCGGATGCTCGCCGATCGCGGCGTGCGCGCCGATTTGATCGTGCCGGTGGTCTATCGCGAACACCTTTGGGGGCTACTGGTTGCCCATCACTGCCGGGGACCGCGCCAGTGGTGCCAGCACGAGATTGCGCTGCTGAGCGAGCTGGCCACCCACGCCGGCATTGCCATCTACCAGAGCGAGCTCTACCAGCAGCTCGAGACCGCCAACCAACAGCTGCGGGAGCTGGCTGGCCGGGACGCGCTGACGCAACTGGCCAACCGCGCGAGCTTCGATCGCTACCTGCGCCAGGAGTGGGACCGCCTGCAGCGCTCGCAAGCGCCGCTGTCGGTCGTCCTATGCGATCTGGGATCTGGATGGGTTTAAGGGGCTCAACGATGCCTGGGGCCACCCGGCTGGCGATGCCGCCCTACAGCAGGTGGCGCAAGCCCTACAGGGCTCGGTGGGGCGCGCGGCGGACTTAGTCGCCCGCTACGGCGGCGACGAATTTGCCCTGGTGCTGCCCGAGACCCCCCTAGAGGGCGCGCAGCAGGTGGCCGAGCGCGCGTGCCAGGCCATTCGCAACCTTGTCCTGACGTACGACGGCAATCGCCTGCCTGGCTTAACGCTAAGCGTGGGGACGGCCACGATTGTGCCGAACTCGCAAAAGTCGCCAGAAGAGACCATCGCGCTTGCCGATCGTACCCTCTACTGTGCCAAGGCTACGGGTCGCAATTGCGTCAAAGCCGCTTACTTACGCCAGCGCTGAGCGCGCCCAGTCCCAGGCTGCCAGGGCGTGACGCCATCGCTACTCCATTGTCAGGATAGCCCGCGTAGCCCCGGCAGGAGACGCGAG
Protein-coding regions in this window:
- a CDS encoding GGDEF domain-containing response regulator, which produces MALLPSGPARSPTDARSPPDNCNGCMRCSPRAGRLECNCCHQLQMPPAQLLIVEDELLLGKRLAHQLQALGYAVTDIVASGQEALERAESNPPDLVLMDIALKGDRDGIETAAQLRERADIPLVYLTAYADEATLARAEATGAYGYLLKPYKERELHATIKLALQTHCQQRQARAQTQQDYGQLLQQTEAQLNYLVRHDGATGLPNRLALREQFERAVTYRDRQTPLPVLFVSPDRFRRIGESLGQQASDALAAAIAERLRACLEAGDLLASPEPNCLAAIANSGQGPQDAAQLARILIEALHAPFELAEREVFLTASVGIALYPRDGTQLDVLLARAKTAAEQVQSGGGDRHGFYDSRWDATSTDRLTLETALRYALEREELYLCYQPCIDARTGKLVGAEALLRWQHPSWGNIPPGRFIPIAEEIGAIGTIGEWVLRTACRQFAHWNAQLRSPLQVAINLSARQFDRADLAQNLSAICQEAGLNPRNLELEVTETLLVQDIDRARQQLAQLSQLGIATALDDFGTGYASLNYLKQLPFQTLKIDRAFVQNLNTDRHNAAIAVAIMQMAERLNLRIVAEGLETEAELQFLQQHPCHELQGFLLSPPLPSKSFERQFVRQAWRSHLPG